From the genome of Parafrankia irregularis, one region includes:
- a CDS encoding MaoC family dehydratase — protein MATIDGIDGLRKLQGQELGTSSWREITQEQVNGFADATGDWQWIHVDVERAKDGPFKTTIAHGYLTLSLIPVISADVAQVTGIKLALNYGLNKVRFPQPVPVGSRVRGIVRNLSVDDVPGGVQAVNQVTIEMEGATKPVCVAETVVRYLA, from the coding sequence ATGGCGACGATCGACGGAATCGACGGGTTGAGGAAGCTGCAGGGCCAGGAGCTGGGCACCAGCTCGTGGCGCGAGATCACCCAGGAGCAGGTGAACGGTTTCGCCGACGCCACGGGCGACTGGCAGTGGATCCACGTCGACGTGGAGCGGGCGAAGGACGGGCCGTTCAAGACCACGATCGCCCACGGCTATCTCACGCTGTCGCTGATCCCGGTGATCTCCGCTGACGTCGCGCAGGTCACCGGGATCAAGCTGGCCCTGAACTACGGCCTGAACAAGGTGCGCTTCCCGCAGCCGGTCCCGGTCGGCTCCCGGGTCCGCGGCATCGTCCGCAACCTGTCGGTCGACGATGTGCCCGGCGGTGTCCAGGCGGTCAACCAGGTCACCATCGAGATGGAGGGCGCCACCAAGCCGGTCTGCGTGGCCGAGACGGTGGTCCGCTACCTGGCCTGA